One part of the Arachidicoccus terrestris genome encodes these proteins:
- a CDS encoding RagB/SusD family nutrient uptake outer membrane protein, which translates to MKRYFRVLTFFTLISLGLMGMFSCEKYLDKSADSTIKEDDAYKNFTNFQGFTEELYHCIPDFSNGYWTNSWNWGEDEIMSSSHDFHMVNKIDLGNFWGWQSEFDGWQAGWMDRSSNSTDNDRFHKSLWPLSWYGINKANLGLANLDKLTDATTEERNLIKGQLLFFRGWFHFQLIQYFGGLPYIDTLLPSDQKLTLPRLSYSECADKAAADFRAAADLLPINWDNTTIGKNTLGKNTLRINKIMALAYLGKNYLWAGSPLMNKVSTGSTDYNKEYCRKAADAFAELLSLCESGKAPYSLLPFDKYSDNFYTTGQNWLIPGGTEAIFRSPYYNGNSSNWGTSKQYTPLVISEGDICFAPTANYVDYYGMANGLPIPDITKPDALSGYDPEHPWKGRDPRFYNDIVFDGVKFIQGSTTDEANRYANLYGDGNISDRGSYRDPSTGSRTGYLLRKFIPITCNKYDDGYGYSHSLNIHIPYMRLAGVYLMYAEAVAEGYGSPTASVSSYGKTAVDAVNKIRERAGVGFVAPQFTGSLAAFMPELRRERAVELSFEGHRFNDLRRWLLLIKRPYTLKKAVYFDRAGTFNTTDPSLNMVKNLNEKIILERNFSEKHYWFPLKTSDVTLYAAFNQNPGW; encoded by the coding sequence ATGAAAAGATATTTTAGAGTTTTGACATTTTTCACGTTGATCTCATTAGGCTTGATGGGGATGTTTTCATGTGAAAAGTATTTGGATAAAAGTGCTGATTCTACAATTAAGGAGGATGATGCCTACAAGAATTTTACCAATTTTCAGGGATTTACTGAAGAGTTATATCATTGCATACCTGACTTTTCTAATGGGTATTGGACGAACTCCTGGAATTGGGGTGAGGATGAAATTATGTCGAGTTCCCATGACTTCCATATGGTGAATAAAATTGATTTGGGGAATTTCTGGGGGTGGCAGTCTGAATTTGACGGATGGCAGGCCGGTTGGATGGACCGGTCGTCCAATTCTACAGATAATGATAGGTTTCATAAATCACTTTGGCCACTTAGCTGGTATGGTATAAACAAAGCCAATCTGGGACTTGCAAACCTCGATAAATTGACAGATGCGACAACTGAAGAGAGGAATTTAATTAAAGGGCAATTGCTCTTTTTTAGAGGCTGGTTCCATTTTCAATTGATTCAATATTTTGGAGGATTACCTTATATTGATACGTTATTGCCGAGTGATCAAAAATTGACTCTACCCAGGTTGAGTTACAGCGAGTGCGCAGATAAGGCTGCAGCAGATTTTAGAGCCGCTGCCGACCTGTTACCAATTAACTGGGATAATACAACGATTGGTAAGAATACGCTTGGCAAAAATACGTTGCGTATTAATAAAATAATGGCTTTGGCCTATTTAGGAAAGAATTACCTCTGGGCGGGTAGTCCATTGATGAATAAAGTATCCACCGGATCAACTGATTATAATAAAGAGTATTGTAGAAAAGCTGCAGATGCATTTGCAGAATTACTGAGCTTATGTGAATCTGGAAAAGCTCCATATAGCCTGCTGCCGTTTGATAAGTATTCCGATAACTTTTACACTACCGGGCAAAACTGGCTGATACCTGGAGGAACAGAGGCCATCTTTAGGTCACCTTATTATAACGGGAATTCATCCAACTGGGGAACAAGTAAGCAATACACGCCACTAGTGATTTCTGAAGGTGATATTTGTTTTGCACCTACTGCCAATTATGTAGATTATTATGGGATGGCAAATGGATTGCCTATACCAGATATTACAAAACCTGATGCTTTATCAGGTTATGATCCTGAGCATCCTTGGAAAGGCAGAGATCCCAGATTTTATAATGATATTGTTTTTGATGGTGTAAAATTCATTCAGGGTTCTACCACTGATGAGGCCAATCGCTATGCAAACCTATATGGGGATGGCAATATTAGTGATAGGGGAAGCTATCGTGATCCGAGTACGGGAAGCAGGACCGGCTATTTGCTAAGAAAATTTATTCCGATAACATGTAATAAGTATGATGATGGATATGGTTATTCTCATAGTCTTAATATCCATATTCCTTATATGAGACTTGCCGGTGTTTATCTTATGTATGCGGAGGCCGTAGCTGAAGGCTATGGGTCACCTACCGCATCTGTTTCCTCCTATGGAAAGACAGCAGTGGATGCCGTCAATAAAATTAGGGAAAGAGCTGGAGTCGGATTTGTGGCTCCGCAGTTTACCGGATCTTTAGCCGCCTTTATGCCGGAATTAAGACGTGAAAGGGCAGTTGAGCTGTCTTTCGAAGGGCATCGTTTCAATGATTTAAGAAGGTGGCTACTCCTGATTAAAAGACCATATACATTGAAGAAGGCTGTATATTTTGATCGCGCGGGAACATTTAATACTACTGATCCTTCGCTGAATATGGTTAAAAACCTTAACGAGAAAATCATTTTAGAGCGGAATTTTTCTGAGAAGCATTATTGGTTCCCATTAAAAACAAGTGATGTGACACTTTATGCGGCATTTAATCAGAATCCTGGTTGGTAA
- a CDS encoding SusC/RagA family TonB-linked outer membrane protein — protein MKYFRILVFFSLLYICSLGVVFGQAQILIKVHAKVCDANQNPIDRALVESKERSNVQTTTDKDGYFSLDMLPGERIEVSAEGYSSKFLEVSKELKLIDLHLLIEDTVVVISPFKNGNVNDLYDDVSVVDMKALLKKNYITYSLDGMEAFVPGYNGNSIWGMGSYLMLVDGIPRDANNVLPTEIDQISFLKGVGAIALYGSRGAKGVINITTKRGQVFNRKIDVRANMGAYVPIVYPKYLGSAEYMTLYNEARNNDGLSDLYTASTIYNYASGKNPYRYPNVDYYSSDYLKNSYNRYDVTTEISGGNDKARYYTNMGFYTVGSLLDFGLAKENATSRFNLRGNVDIKINDFITGKIDASATFYNGRGVNADFWSAAATMRPNRFTPLIPISMIEQEDQASLLYVQNSNHLIDGQYILGGTQLDQTNTIASIYAGGYNKYISRQFQFSSGIDADLKDILPGLKFKSKFAVDYATAYSLSYNYDYAIYEPTWNRYSGKDLISNLTKYGNDATSGRQNVSNSWYRQTIAFYGLFSYDRTFAAKNNISAELLANGYQQSESEIYHRTSNANLGLHLGYNFEEKYYVDFDGAYIHSAKLPENHREAISPTVSLGWRISKEDFMNKNSEVVNDLKLTASAGILNTDLDISDYYMYQGYYTVSGSWFGWKDGSGFQATESRRGGNPEMRFPKRKEINLGFNGTFFKRILDVNAHFFVNKIEGNLIQASVLFPSYFTTGYPVSSFIPYVNYEDDKRVGFDFGVSLKETVGQLNLNLGVNGTYYKTVAAKRAEVYADGYQYRQGTPIDGIWGLQSVGFFESLDDIAKSPVQSFGEVHPGDIKYKDQNGDGEINAQDEVFLGKAGWSGSPFTFGINLTAKWKKLTLFLYGIGRYGAYGLKNNSYYWVSGDGKYSEIVRNRWTEATKTTATYPRLTTNSSDNNFRTSDFWMYKTDRFDLAKVQLSYDMSDLLKAKKFVKALNVYISGANLLKVSKEREVLELSVGSEPQTRFYNIGVTAQF, from the coding sequence ATGAAATATTTTAGAATATTAGTTTTCTTTTCTTTATTATATATATGCTCACTTGGAGTCGTATTTGGACAAGCCCAGATACTGATAAAAGTTCATGCAAAAGTGTGTGATGCTAATCAAAATCCAATTGACCGTGCGCTTGTTGAAAGCAAAGAACGGAGTAATGTTCAGACGACAACAGATAAGGATGGGTATTTCTCTTTAGATATGTTGCCAGGTGAACGCATTGAAGTATCCGCGGAAGGATACAGTTCCAAGTTTTTGGAAGTTTCTAAAGAACTGAAATTGATAGATTTACATTTATTGATTGAGGATACTGTTGTGGTTATATCCCCATTTAAGAACGGAAATGTAAATGATTTGTACGATGATGTTTCTGTTGTGGATATGAAAGCGTTATTGAAGAAGAACTATATTACTTACAGTCTGGATGGAATGGAGGCATTTGTACCGGGCTATAATGGGAACAGTATTTGGGGCATGGGTAGTTATTTGATGCTTGTAGATGGAATTCCTCGTGATGCTAATAATGTATTGCCAACTGAAATCGACCAAATTTCTTTTTTAAAGGGTGTCGGGGCGATTGCTTTATATGGCAGCAGAGGGGCTAAGGGAGTTATTAACATTACTACCAAAAGAGGTCAGGTATTTAACAGAAAAATTGATGTTCGTGCAAACATGGGTGCTTACGTGCCCATTGTCTATCCAAAATACTTAGGTTCAGCGGAATATATGACTTTATATAATGAAGCGAGAAATAATGATGGATTGTCTGATCTGTACACTGCTTCGACTATATATAATTATGCTTCCGGGAAAAACCCTTACAGGTACCCAAATGTTGACTATTACTCTTCTGACTATTTAAAGAATTCTTATAATAGATATGATGTAACTACCGAGATTTCGGGGGGGAATGATAAAGCTCGTTATTATACCAATATGGGTTTTTATACGGTCGGATCTCTTCTCGATTTTGGGTTGGCGAAGGAAAATGCCACAAGTCGTTTTAATTTAAGAGGTAATGTTGACATTAAGATTAATGATTTTATCACTGGTAAGATTGACGCATCAGCAACTTTTTATAATGGAAGAGGTGTGAATGCTGATTTTTGGTCTGCTGCAGCAACAATGCGCCCAAATCGTTTTACTCCATTAATACCGATAAGCATGATTGAACAGGAGGATCAGGCTTCGCTTTTGTATGTTCAGAATAGCAATCACCTCATTGATGGACAGTATATTCTTGGAGGAACCCAATTAGACCAAACCAATACGATTGCCAGTATTTACGCAGGAGGTTATAATAAATATATTTCCCGGCAATTTCAGTTCAGCTCTGGTATAGATGCTGATTTGAAAGATATATTGCCTGGTTTAAAGTTTAAATCGAAGTTTGCTGTTGATTATGCAACTGCTTATTCCTTATCCTATAATTATGATTATGCCATTTATGAACCTACCTGGAATCGTTATTCGGGAAAGGACCTGATCAGTAATTTAACCAAGTATGGAAATGATGCCACTTCCGGAAGGCAGAATGTAAGTAATAGCTGGTATAGACAGACGATTGCATTTTATGGACTATTCAGCTATGATCGGACGTTTGCGGCAAAGAATAATATTTCAGCTGAGTTGCTGGCCAACGGTTATCAGCAATCGGAATCTGAGATCTACCATAGGACGAGTAATGCAAATTTGGGGCTGCATTTAGGGTACAATTTTGAGGAGAAATATTATGTCGATTTTGACGGGGCTTATATCCATTCTGCCAAACTGCCAGAAAATCATCGGGAAGCTATTTCTCCTACGGTCTCACTGGGATGGAGAATTTCCAAGGAAGATTTTATGAATAAAAATTCTGAGGTAGTGAATGACCTGAAGTTAACCGCATCTGCCGGTATATTGAATACGGATCTTGATATCTCCGATTATTATATGTATCAGGGGTATTATACAGTCAGTGGTTCCTGGTTCGGCTGGAAAGATGGTTCAGGTTTCCAGGCAACGGAATCAAGACGGGGAGGTAACCCAGAAATGAGATTCCCAAAGAGAAAAGAAATCAATTTAGGGTTTAATGGCACCTTTTTTAAAAGAATCTTAGATGTGAATGCACACTTTTTTGTCAATAAAATTGAAGGAAACCTTATTCAGGCCTCTGTGCTTTTCCCTTCTTATTTTACTACAGGTTATCCGGTATCGTCCTTTATTCCATATGTTAACTATGAGGATGACAAAAGAGTCGGATTTGACTTTGGCGTTAGCTTAAAAGAGACGGTTGGCCAGCTAAATTTGAATTTGGGCGTTAATGGAACTTACTATAAAACCGTGGCTGCTAAGAGGGCTGAGGTTTATGCTGATGGTTATCAATATCGCCAGGGGACGCCGATCGATGGAATTTGGGGACTACAAAGTGTTGGATTTTTCGAAAGCCTGGATGACATTGCAAAATCTCCAGTCCAGTCTTTTGGAGAAGTACATCCTGGGGATATTAAATATAAAGATCAAAATGGTGACGGAGAAATTAATGCACAAGATGAGGTGTTTTTAGGCAAGGCCGGTTGGAGCGGCTCACCATTTACGTTTGGAATCAATCTTACGGCAAAATGGAAAAAATTAACCTTATTCTTGTACGGAATTGGTCGCTATGGAGCATACGGATTAAAAAATAATAGTTATTACTGGGTGTCCGGAGACGGCAAGTATTCTGAGATTGTCCGTAATAGGTGGACAGAAGCTACAAAAACGACGGCTACTTATCCAAGGCTTACAACAAATAGCAGTGATAATAATTTTAGAACATCCGACTTTTGGATGTATAAGACGGATAGGTTTGATCTTGCAAAGGTTCAACTCAGCTATGATATGAGTGATCTGTTGAAGGCAAAAAAGTTTGTGAAGGCTTTAAATGTTTATATAAGTGGGGCAAACCTGCTGAAAGTTTCGAAAGAGCGTGAGGTCCTTGAGTTGAGTGTCGGGTCTGAACCGCAAACAAGATTTTATAATATTGGTGTGACTGCACAATTTTAA